The Geoalkalibacter subterraneus genome contains the following window.
CGGAATTCACCGGACGCGGCGTGTCCTACTGCGCCACCTGCGACGGCGCCTTTTTCCGTGACGCGACCGTCGCCATCGTCGGCGGGGGGGACACGGCTGCTGAAGAGGCCCTGTTTCTGACCCGCTTTGCCAAAAAAGTCTACCTCATTCACCGCCGCGACGAACTGCGCGCCACGGCCATCCTGCAGGATCGCGTGCTCAAAAATGAAAAGGTCGAACCGGTGTGGAATGCCGAGGTGACCGAGATCAAGGGCGACAGCAGCGGCATGAAATCGGTGCAGCTCAAGGACCGGGTGAGCGGCGAAGAGCGGACTCTGGACCTGGAAGGGATGTTTATCGCCATCGGGGTGACGCCCAAAGCGCAATTTCTTGCCGAACTGCTGGAACTGGACAGCGAAGGCTACATCCAGACCGACACCGAGTGCCGCACCTCGATCCCTGGTGTGTTTGCCGCCGGTGACGTGCGCAAGAAGATCCTCAAGCAGATCGCCACCGCGGTAGGCGATGGCGC
Protein-coding sequences here:
- the trxB gene encoding thioredoxin-disulfide reductase — encoded protein: MDKTVFDVVIIGGGPAGLTAGLYTSRARLETLLVERMIPGGQVMTTTKVENYPGFPGGIDGPDLMMRFQEHCQEFGLRIETGEVEGLEDQGEYKVLTIDGEPVKARAVIIATGAEPRKLGVTGESEFTGRGVSYCATCDGAFFRDATVAIVGGGDTAAEEALFLTRFAKKVYLIHRRDELRATAILQDRVLKNEKVEPVWNAEVTEIKGDSSGMKSVQLKDRVSGEERTLDLEGMFIAIGVTPKAQFLAELLELDSEGYIQTDTECRTSIPGVFAAGDVRKKILKQIATAVGDGAIAAIMVEKYLDG